TTTGCAATGGGTGTGATCATCCTTCTAGCACCTGTCTCCCTCATCCTCATCTCCTACTGGAACATCATCTCCACTGTGATCCAGATGCAgtctggggaggggaggctcAAGGTCTTCTCCACCTGTGGTTCCCACCTCATTGTTGTTGTCCTTTTCTATGGCTCAGCAATATTTGCATACATGAGACCAAACTCCAAGACAATGAATGAAAAGGATAAAATGATTTCAGTGTTCTATTCAGCAGTGACCCCCATGCTGAACCCCATTATTTACAGTCTGAGAAACAAGGATGTCAAAGGGGCTCTCAGGAGAATAACTGCAAAATAgttggggtgtgtgtttgtgcccaCCCCCCCATTGTGGGGATTTGATGCTGCTTATCATTaggaatacaaaataaaagagtTTTGCTTTCTAACTTTTcccacattcattcatttctctacttttaaatttggtttgtgTGTAGTTGTTCTCCAACTGTATCAATAAACTGCTTTTCTAGAGCAAAGGATATTGTTAGACCTAAGGAAAACAttaaaggtaaaagaaaaggagaatggaaAATAGGGATGGAATAAGTAGGCATGCAATCAAATCAAACAATAAAGAGTCAGTTACAATAACCAATCAGTACAAATGTAAACGTGTTTCTAGATTAGCAGTAATgtcctttgttctttccttcacTTGTCAAATTTATTCTAAGGCACATTTTACATCCCAGTTACAGttataaatttcatatataaacataaagtAATGTGGTATTTCTAACACTATAATCCTGACCATAACAATTTCTGAAGTTGAAAGTTGCTTTTCAGTAATAATGGATAGTAGAATTTTTCTTGAAGGAAATGGGAAAGTTAGCAgataggaaaggagagaaaaaaaatttagttataatttcagaaattaaaataaagttaagaaaatagcTATAAGCAATACACGGTATGGAATAGTATTTGGATTGAGAAGTGATCTGAAATCAATAGTAAATTTTCTCGTATATAATTACAAAAATGCTGAATTAAAATCACTtttgctatgaactttcctctatTATGTTCCATAAGCTTGCAtgtactgtattttcattttcactcaattCATGAAAGTTTTTAGACtctcttgatttctgtcttgacctaatatttcttcagttttgagttgtttaatttccatgagtttgtgtatttTTTGCCATATCAATTGGTGTTGATATTCAGCTTAAATCTTTGGTAGTCTTATAGAACACAGggtgttatttaaattttcctgTACCTTTTAAGCTGTCTTTGTGCCCTAGTATGCAGCAAAAGTTCcctgggctgctgagaagaaaatgTATTGTTTAGTGTTTGGGTGAATCGTCCCATAAATGTCTGTTAGGTCCTTTTGATTTATGATGTTATGTAACTTCAGCatctctctgtttagttttgtttggatGGCCTGTCTTCTTGTGAGAGTTGGGTTTGAAGTAACCCACTATCACTCTGTGAGGGTCAATATATGATATTAGGTGCagaagtatttcttttatgaacttgagtGCTCTTGTGTTTGGTGAATAAATACTTAGAATTGTAATATTCTTTTCACAGATATTTTTGAAATGAGTATTTAGTATCCTCTCTATCTCTtatgattaattttgttttgtgatcaTTTTGTTAGATATAAAATTGCTATGTCTGCTTTTTATGCCTCCTTTTCTCATGTACTCATGAGGTACAGAAAGGAAGCGGAGTGTGGAACCTTCATGCAGGCTGTGAGAAACCCCTTGTAACTTGACAAAGGCTCCACCAGGTTCCTTGTTTGGGCCAGTTTCCAACACCAGCTCTTCCATAGGGAGCTCCTGATCAAGACCATGTGGGACAGAATAGGTTTTCATACCAAGAGCCAAAGCAATGGGTTAAGTGTAGTGAGTGGCAGGCCAGGGAACATGCCTAAGAGAATTCATTAAAATCCAATTTCCAGTAGCATTTTCGTGGAATATGTTGCCTGGGAGGATGACACTGTCAGACCTCCCTCAGGACAAAGCTGGAGCTTCATTGCTGCCCTTGAGACAGTGTGATTAAACAGCATTGGTCTTCTTTGAGCAGCCCTGCCCACACTTCTTTCCCCTAATTACTACTGTGCTTATCTTAGATCATGAAACCCTGGTAGGAGAGGAGACATGAAAACCAAAAACCCATAGACTCAAAAATTCATCCAGAACTGCAGGACTCCCCCATATAGAGGTTGGATGGGAAACATAATGGAAGATTAATATTCTTGCTTCCTGAGGATCTCATGCTGAATTCTCAGATGATCAATTGCACCAGTCTCCTTCCAGGGAAGGACTTTCAATGCCAGCAGCTAGGCAAACCTTTGCCCTTTGATCTTAGTGATAGCCACAAATCTTCATCCCACCCCTCAGAAGAACCACCTTCTTTTATCCTCAGCATTTTAAACAGCTTCATCCTCCAAAGAATCCTAAGTCACTTAGTGTGGTCTGGAATCTGTGTTTCAAATTTGGAGGTAGGTAAAAGTTCTATCTCTGATTTAGgcaaatgtgtgtgtggagtATCCAGATACAGAATCAAGACCTCAGTGGCCTGTCAGTTATAAGATTCTCTGATTTCTGACTCATTCCTGTCTGTTCCCTAAACACCTTGTATGCACACCTTGTACAGGTGGGGACAGTATCAGACATTGTGCGATGCTGGTCAGACCCGAGCTAATAGAGTTCTAAGCCCCAGATAATGAGTCTCAGTATTTATGTTTGGTACCTCTGGATTTCTTAGACTCCTAGAGTCTAATGAAGATGCTTAAATTAATAGTACCTAAAACCAAAATAATATCAGTTGGAGCTTCCCCCTCTACATGACTGCTTGCCTTTAAAAATAACACAGGAAAGCCAacagaaataaatttagaaatttaaacaTACTGAGTAGTGACATGGAGAAATATTTGTGTAAACATGCTTCTGAATTGTcagtcttctctcctcagttttCTCTGACTATTTTTATAAAGTTTAGTGATGCTCCTCCATCTGTCTGAGCTTCTGTTCACAGCTCTTAATGTGAGGTCCCCAATACGATCATCATTTTTCCTAGGCATGACTTTTCTTCAGCTGGCCAAGTGTGAGCCATCTAGTCTTTCTCTTTTGGGGGTCAGCGGGACAATGAAGAGAATAGGAGGGACAGCATGAGTCTAGATGCAGAGGGAGGCAGCAGGTGGTAGGATCCAGGATTCTGGCTACTGCTATCTTACCTAATCctgctttgtttctcttctttgaaagtttctaAACTTTGGCACAGATGGATTTCAAGACAACATTCAGTGTCTTTGTTtaatatgaagagagatttttttcccttttttaatttaatttttaaagaattccaCATtcgagtactgtatttacatcccTTCCATCTACCCATGTCCTCCACAAACTTTCAAATTCAGAGATGGTTTAATCTCTTATTCCTTACTATGCCTTACACAAAGGAAATTCTCTATGACTAACAATTACTGATATGCCTGTTGCCCATTTATCTGATGGTTGATTATAATTCAGAAATCAGAAAATACAATGAATGGTATTCCTGTTGGTCACCCCACAGTGACCTGCAATAATTCAAATGTGGGTTTAACTACCTTAGAATGGCTTCCACTGAGAATCCATCTATTTCTAGGCAACTAAAGAGACTACTTAAAATGGAGCTCTGGAACTCCACCATGGGAAGTGGCTTCATTTTGGTTGGAATTCTGGATGGCAGTGGCTCTCCTGAACTACTCTGTGCCACAGTCACAGCCCTGTATACCTTGGCACTGACCAGCAATGGACTGCTGCTCCTGGTCATCACAGTGGATGCCCGGCTCCATGTGCCCATGTATCTTCTACTTAGACAGCTCTCTTTCATTGATCTCCTCTTCACATCCGTTGTCACTCCCAAGGCTGTCATGGATTTTCTTTTGAGAGACAACACTATATCCTTTGGAGGCTGTGCCCTTCAGATGGCTCTAGCATTGATGCTGGGCAGTGCAGAGGACCTCCTTTTGGCCTTCATGGCCTATGACAGATATGTGGCCATTTGTCATCCTTTGAACTACATGATCTTCATGAGTCCTAGGATCTGCTGGCTCATAGTGGCCACATCATGGCTCCTGGCATCTCTGACTGCAGTAGGTCATACTGTGTACACTATGCACTTCCCTTTCTGCATGTCTCAGGAAATTAGACACCTTCTCTGTGAGATTCTGCCTTTGTTGAAGCTGTCCTGTGTAGATACCTCCAATATGAGCTCATGGTTTATGTGACAGGGGTGACATTCCTCTTACTCCCCCTTTCTGCCATTGTTACCTCTTACACACTAATTCTGTTCACTGTGCTACACATGCCCTCaaatgaagggaaaaagaaagcccTTGTCACATGCCTTTCCCACTTGACAGTGGTCGGGATGTTTTATGGAGCTGCCACCTTCATGTATGTCCTACCCAGTTCACTGCACAACACCAATCAAGACAATATTATCTCTGTGTTTTATACAATAGTCACCCCAGCTCTGAACCCCctcatctacagcctgaggaataAGGAGGTAATTGGGGCTTTGAGAAGGGTCCTGGGCAGATACATCCTGCCAGCACACCCCACTCTCTGAGGAAGATTTGCAGCTTGCCTTTCACCATTTCTTCTCCAACCCAATTGTCATATTCAGCCATTCTTTAATATTACTGGTGTCTGAGATGATAGTACActtttaaagtctttattttttactgtgtAGCTAGTATATATGGAGGCCTTAATAGGTGCTTGGGAAGCATCCAGATAAATACCAAATAAGTATGGTTacaaatttattttccatttcaacCTCATGCAGCAGTGAGACAAGCATTAACTTTGGTGTGAGCAGTTCCCAGTAGCCTCTAAGCACACCACTCACTTTGATCtgtattcttaattattaatAGTGATAAAGATGTACAGAAGATATTTTGGATttctttagaagaaaataatttgtaaagaGAATAATAGGTGTATGATTACATGTCCAATCTGAGAGACACTCACATTGATGCTATGAGCATA
The sequence above is drawn from the Peromyscus leucopus breed LL Stock chromosome 1, UCI_PerLeu_2.1, whole genome shotgun sequence genome and encodes:
- the LOC114710267 gene encoding LOW QUALITY PROTEIN: olfactory receptor 2AG2-like (The sequence of the model RefSeq protein was modified relative to this genomic sequence to represent the inferred CDS: inserted 1 base in 1 codon); translation: MELWNSTMGSGFILVGILDGSGSPELLCATVTALYTLALTSNGLLLLVITVDARLHVPMYLLLRQLSFIDLLFTSVVTPKAVMDFLLRDNTISFGGCALQMALALMLGSAEDLLLAFMAYDRYVAICHPLNYMIFMSPRICWLIVATSWLLASLTAVGHTVYTMHFPFCMSQEIRHLLCEILPLLKLSCVDTSXYELMVYVTGVTFLLLPLSAIVTSYTLILFTVLHMPSNEGKKKALVTCLSHLTVVGMFYGAATFMYVLPSSLHNTNQDNIISVFYTIVTPALNPLIYSLRNKEVIGALRRVLGRYILPAHPTL